The Ananas comosus cultivar F153 linkage group 2, ASM154086v1, whole genome shotgun sequence genome contains a region encoding:
- the LOC109705175 gene encoding squamosa promoter-binding-like protein 15 isoform X1, whose amino-acid sequence MEGEVGPQVAAPPPIFFHQPLPGQFHDPKKRGFPWQFHHPQPQQQQQQRAPPSNNSSNPTGNWNPKLWDWDSSSFAAKPSSDVSDALCLGTLPADAEQRKKAAAVAAAAGEDSSSSKASPFRNDPEVGGENNLTLKLGGGAYLAAPQAGTTAAAAASASAAEEAAIRPSKRVRSGSPGSGGSYPMCQVDDCRADLSNAKDYHRRHKVCEVHSKTTKALVGKQMQRFCQQCSRFHPLSEFDEGKRSCRRRLAGHNRRRRKTQPEEGPPRLLLPGNQENGTNANLDLVSLLAVLARLQGNNNACKPPNVPPVPDRDRLAQILSKINSLNNPNSLTRLPLGGLDLNVSEAPQQESSDQAVNRSENQSAPSTMNLLAVLSAALAASPSEALASVSQGSSDSSGNDKSKGQCTEPSNDVNSHDKPSQAFPLVGIAKTAFANRSELELSKHPVKEARPCLPLQLFGSSMDDSPPKMGSAIKYLSSESSNPMEERSPSSSPPVTQKLFPLHSEDTAAVEASTSHRWCAPLQLFKDLDRPAENGVMQNISLPAGYTCSSGSDHSPSSSNSDSQDRTGRIVFKLFGKDPSSFPGNLRAQILNWLAHSPSDMESYIRPGCVVLSIYLSMPSIAWEELEENLLRRVTSLVQCSNSDFWRNGRFLVRTNRQLVSHKDGIVRLSKSWRTWSAPELTSVSPLAIVGGQRTSLLLKGCNLTVPGTKIHCTLMGKYTSKEVLSSAYPGTIYDYSSMESFDFPGGSPLVLGRCFIEVENGFKGNSFPVIIANSSICQELRTLETEFEEDVRTPDVVSEDRIVDNGRPRSREDVLLFLNELGWLFQKASNTYSTPSYPKIAEPDFLDFSVTRFKYLFTFSVERDWCSVTKTLLDMLVKRSSSSDALAQESLDMLSDIHLLNRAVKRKCRRMVDLLLRFSVIQSDNFKMYPFPPNLPGPGGLTPLHVAASSQGLEEIVDALTDDPQEIGLKCWESLQDDSGQSPHMYATLRNNHSYNDLVARKLADKKNDQISLWVGDEESFTDEFAVRGENNRASVAQTFQSRSCAQCAMMKTGLLRRPVRSRGLLNRPYIHSMLAIAAVCVCVCVFMRGSLRINSVGSFKWENLDYGPI is encoded by the exons ATGGAGGGAGAGGTGGGGCCGCAGGTGGCGGCGCCTCCTCCGATATTCTTCCACCAGCCGCTTCCGGGGCAGTTCCACGACCCCAAGAAGCGGGGCTTCCCGTGGCAGTTCCACCATCcgcagccgcagcagcagcagcagcagcgtgCCCCGCCCTCTAACAACTCTTCCAACCCCACCGGCAATTGGAACCCTAAGCTATGGGATTGGGACAGTTCAAGCTTCGCGGCAAAGCCCTCGTCCGATGTCTCCGACGCCCTCTGTCTCGGGACCCTGCCCGCGGATGCGGAGCAGAGGAAGAAGGCGGCAGCAGTGGCGGCTGCGGCTGGGGAGGACAGTTCCAGTTCCAAGGCCTCACCTTTCCGCAACGACCCGGAAGTGGGCGGTGAGAACAATTTGACTTTGAAGCTCGGGGGTGGAGCTTACTTGGCGGCGCCGCAGGCAGGGACTACAGCTGCAGCTGCAGCTTCAGCTTCAGCTGCAGAAGAGGCAGCCATTAGACCGAGCAAGAGGGTCCGGTCAGGGTCTCCGGGGAGCGGCGGGAGCTACCCGATGTGCCAGGTGGATGATTGCCGGGCGGATCTGTCAAACGCCAAGGACTACCACAGGAGGCACAAGGTGTGTGAGGTTCACAGCAAGACCACCAAGGCCCTTGTGGGCAAACAGATGCAGAGGTTCTGCCAGCAGTGTAGCAG ATTTCACCCGCTCTCAGAATTTGATGAGGGAAAGAGGAGTTGCAGAAGGAGGCTTGCCGGACATAACCGTCGAAGAAGGAAGACCCAGCCGGAGGAGGGTCCGCCTCGGCTATTGCTTCCTGGAAACCAGGAGAACGGGACCAACGCGAATTTGGATTTAGTCAGTTTGCTCGCTGTCTTGGCACGCTTGCAAG GTAATAATAACGCGTGTAAACCACCCAACGTTCCTCCTGTACCTGATCGAGACCGCTTAGCTCAAATTCTTAGTAAAATAAACTCATTGAACAACCCAAATTCTTTGACAAGATTGCCTTTAGGAGGTTTGGACTTAAATGTCTCTGAAGCACCACAGCAGGAATCGTCTGATCAGGCAGTTAACAGGAGTGAGAACCAATCTGCCCCGTCCACCATGAACTTATTAGCAGTGCTCTCGGCAGCACTTGCTGCCTCCCCCTCAGAAGCCCTTGCATCTGTATCGCAAGGGAGCAGTGATAGTAGTGGCAATGACAAAAGCAAGGGACAATGCACGGAGCCCTCTAACGATGTTAACTCTCATGACAAACCATCTCAAGCCTTTCCTTTGGTTGGAATTGCGAAAACCGCTTTTGCTAATCGATCTGAGCTGGAACTCTCCAAGCATCCTGTTAAAGAAGCCCGACCCTGCTTGCCTCTGCAGCTGTTTGGTTCTTCTATGGACGATAGCCCGCCGAAGATGGGTTCTGCGATTAAGTACTTGTCGTCTGAGAGTAGTAATCCAATGGAAGAGAgatctccttcctcttctcctcctgtAACTCAGAAGCTTTTCCCTCTACATTCTGAAGACACTGCTGCTGTTGAAGCTAGCACGAGCCATCGCTGGTGTGCACCACTACAACTTTTTAAGGATTTGGATAGACCGGCTGAGAATGGGGTGATGCAAAATATTTCCCTCCCGGCAGGTTATACCTGTTCCTCGGGTTCAGATCATTCACCTTCTAGCTCCAATTCGGATTCACAG GACCGGACTGGTAGAATAGTTTTCAAGCTTTTCGGGAAGGACCCAAGTAGTTTTCCTGGGAACCTTCGTGCTCAG ATATTGAATTGGCTTGCGCATAGTCCCTCCGATATGGAGAGCTACATTCGACCTGGTTGTGTTGTTTTGTCGATTTACTTGTCGATGCCATCAATTGCATGGGAGGAA CTTGAAGAAAATCTTCTTCGACGAGTCACTTCACTAGTTCAGTgttccaattcagatttttggAGAAATGGAAGGTTTCTAGTTCGAACAAATAGACAGCTAGTCTCTCATAAGGATG GAATTGTCCGTCTGTCTAAGTCATGGAGAACATGGAGTGCTCCTGAGTTGACTTCTGTGTCACCTCTTGCTATTGTGGGTGGGCAGAGGACCTCCCTTCTCCTCAAAGGTTGCAATTTGACTGTTCCCGGCACCAA AATCCACTGCACACTTATGGGGAAATACACATCGAAAGAAGTTTTATCGTCGGCATATCCAGGCACTATTTATGACTATTCTAGTATGGAGAGTTTTGATTTTCCTGGAGGATCTCCTCTAGTCTTGGGTCGCTGTTTTATTGAG GTAGAGAATGGCTTCAAAGGGAACAGCTTTCCTGTGATTATTGCAAATTCTTCGATCTGCCAAGAGTTAAGAACCCTTGAAACTGAGTTTGAGGAGGATGTTCGAACACCAGATGTAGTTTCTGAGGACCGGATTGTGGATAATGGGCGGCCGAGATCAAGGGAGGATGTCCTCCTCTTTCTAAATGAACTTGGTTGGCTGTTTCAGAAAGCTAGTAACACCTATTCCACCCCTTCCTACCCCAAGATAGCTGAACCTGATTTCCTTGATTTCTCTGTTACCCGATTCAAGTACCTCTTTACATTTTCGGTCGAAAGGGACTGGTGCAGTGTTACTAAAACACTTTTGGATATGCTTGTCAAAAGAAGCTCCAGCAGTGATGCATTGGCACAGGAATCTCTGGATATGCTTTCAGACATCCATTTGCTCAACAGAGCAGTGAAGAGAAAATGTCGAAGAATGGTAGATTTGCTACTTCGGTTCTCTGTTATTCAGTCAGATAATTTCAAAATGTATCCCTTTCCTCCAAATTTGCCTGGTCCTGGGGGTTTGACCCCATTGCATGTGGCTGCATCTTCCCAAGGCTTGGAGGAAATAGTTGATGCACTCACAGATGACCCTCAAGAG ATTGGATTAAAATGCTGGGAATCACTGCAAGACGACAGTGGCCAATCTCCTCACATGTACGCCACATTAAGGAACAATCATTCATACAACGACCTGGTGGCTAGGAAGCTAGCAGATAAGAAGAATGATCAGATTTCATTATGGGTTGGAGATGAGGAGAGTTTCACAGACGAATTTGCGGTAAGAGGTGAGAATAATAGAGCCAGTGTTGCCCAAACTTTTCAATCAAGATCTTGTGCACAGTGTGCCATGATGAAGACGGGGCTGCTGAGGCGTCCGGTCCGCTCGCGAGGACTGCTCAACCGCCCATACATCCATTCAATGCTTGCCATTGCTGCGGTATGTGTGTGCGTCTGTGTATTTATGCGAGGCTCACTCAGGATTAATTCTGTTGGCTCCTTCAAATGGGAAAATCTGGACTACGGCCCAATTTAA
- the LOC109705191 gene encoding diacylglycerol kinase theta: MDTPAIRKPTNGQEIFHFSHPQHPLVQINMPYLFTCMGCKECGAGRRFRCQICGFDLHDFCALAPQSLHNHPFHHKHQLVFYIKPGGFLHSKCDICGKSAKGYAFRCTSCSFEMHPCCAAMSREMEFLTHQHPLTLSSAVANAGGESCCICQMCRRKRSGRFYQCETCGYCLHAVCAKDLVNGLYVHGIVPPEKNNILGTAARLAAHALFGIIGGLIEGIGEGIGEALIENIGRGRSKSIKKKHQTREIVYSHEREEGNAS; this comes from the exons ATGGATACTCCAGCCATTCGGAAACCAACCAATGGGCAAGAAATCTTCCACTTCAGCCATCCACAACATCCTTTAGTTCAAATTAACATGCCATACCTTTTTACATGCATGGGCTGCAAGGAGTGTGGCGCAGGAAGGAGGTTCAGGTGTCAAATTTGTGGCTTTGATCTGCATGATTTCTGTGCACTGGCTCCCCAATCACTTCATAACCATCCCTTCCATCACAAACATCAACTTGTTTTCTACATAAAACCAG GGGGATTTCTTCACTCAAAATGCGACATCTGTGGGAAATCTGCTAAAGGATACGCCTTCCGCTGTACATCATGCAGCTTCGAGATGCATCCTTGCTGCGCTGCGATGAGCAGGGAAATGGAGTTTCTGACTCACCAGCACCCTCTAACTCTGTCGTCTGCAGTAGCAAATGCAGGCGGAGAATCATGCTGCATCTGTCAAATGTGCAGGAGGAAGAGGTCAGGGCGGTTTTATCAATGCGAGACCTGTGGATATTGCCTGCACGCCGTATGTGCGAAAGACTTGGTTAATGGGCTTTATGTCCACGGCATCGTGCCGCCGGAGAAAAATAACATTCTAGGGACAGCAGCTAGGCTTGCAGCACATGCGCTTTTCGGAATTATCGGAGGGCTGATTGAGGGAATCGGAGAAGGGATAGGAGAGGCGCTTATTGAAAATATTGGGAGAGGTAGAAGCAAAAGCATCAAGAAGAAACACCAGACGAGGGAGATTGTTTACTCGCATGAAAGGGAAGAAGGGAATGCCAGCTAA
- the LOC109705175 gene encoding squamosa promoter-binding-like protein 15 isoform X2 — translation MIAGRICQTPRTTTGGTRCVRFTARPPRPLWANRCRGSASSVAAPDDQLNLREKKKKEKLQCEFYCLLHHRFHPLSEFDEGKRSCRRRLAGHNRRRRKTQPEEGPPRLLLPGNQENGTNANLDLVSLLAVLARLQGNNNACKPPNVPPVPDRDRLAQILSKINSLNNPNSLTRLPLGGLDLNVSEAPQQESSDQAVNRSENQSAPSTMNLLAVLSAALAASPSEALASVSQGSSDSSGNDKSKGQCTEPSNDVNSHDKPSQAFPLVGIAKTAFANRSELELSKHPVKEARPCLPLQLFGSSMDDSPPKMGSAIKYLSSESSNPMEERSPSSSPPVTQKLFPLHSEDTAAVEASTSHRWCAPLQLFKDLDRPAENGVMQNISLPAGYTCSSGSDHSPSSSNSDSQDRTGRIVFKLFGKDPSSFPGNLRAQILNWLAHSPSDMESYIRPGCVVLSIYLSMPSIAWEELEENLLRRVTSLVQCSNSDFWRNGRFLVRTNRQLVSHKDGIVRLSKSWRTWSAPELTSVSPLAIVGGQRTSLLLKGCNLTVPGTKIHCTLMGKYTSKEVLSSAYPGTIYDYSSMESFDFPGGSPLVLGRCFIEVENGFKGNSFPVIIANSSICQELRTLETEFEEDVRTPDVVSEDRIVDNGRPRSREDVLLFLNELGWLFQKASNTYSTPSYPKIAEPDFLDFSVTRFKYLFTFSVERDWCSVTKTLLDMLVKRSSSSDALAQESLDMLSDIHLLNRAVKRKCRRMVDLLLRFSVIQSDNFKMYPFPPNLPGPGGLTPLHVAASSQGLEEIVDALTDDPQEIGLKCWESLQDDSGQSPHMYATLRNNHSYNDLVARKLADKKNDQISLWVGDEESFTDEFAVRGENNRASVAQTFQSRSCAQCAMMKTGLLRRPVRSRGLLNRPYIHSMLAIAAVCVCVCVFMRGSLRINSVGSFKWENLDYGPI, via the exons ATGATTGCCGGGCGGATCTGTCAAACGCCAAGGACTACCACAGGAGGCACAAGGTGTGTGAGGTTCACAGCAAGACCACCAAGGCCCTTGTGGGCAAACAGATGCAGAGGTTCTGCCAGCAGTGTAGCAG CACCAGACGATCAGCTCAACCTGcgcgagaaaaagaaaaaagaaaaacttcaatgTGAATTTTATTGTTTGTTGCACCACAG ATTTCACCCGCTCTCAGAATTTGATGAGGGAAAGAGGAGTTGCAGAAGGAGGCTTGCCGGACATAACCGTCGAAGAAGGAAGACCCAGCCGGAGGAGGGTCCGCCTCGGCTATTGCTTCCTGGAAACCAGGAGAACGGGACCAACGCGAATTTGGATTTAGTCAGTTTGCTCGCTGTCTTGGCACGCTTGCAAG GTAATAATAACGCGTGTAAACCACCCAACGTTCCTCCTGTACCTGATCGAGACCGCTTAGCTCAAATTCTTAGTAAAATAAACTCATTGAACAACCCAAATTCTTTGACAAGATTGCCTTTAGGAGGTTTGGACTTAAATGTCTCTGAAGCACCACAGCAGGAATCGTCTGATCAGGCAGTTAACAGGAGTGAGAACCAATCTGCCCCGTCCACCATGAACTTATTAGCAGTGCTCTCGGCAGCACTTGCTGCCTCCCCCTCAGAAGCCCTTGCATCTGTATCGCAAGGGAGCAGTGATAGTAGTGGCAATGACAAAAGCAAGGGACAATGCACGGAGCCCTCTAACGATGTTAACTCTCATGACAAACCATCTCAAGCCTTTCCTTTGGTTGGAATTGCGAAAACCGCTTTTGCTAATCGATCTGAGCTGGAACTCTCCAAGCATCCTGTTAAAGAAGCCCGACCCTGCTTGCCTCTGCAGCTGTTTGGTTCTTCTATGGACGATAGCCCGCCGAAGATGGGTTCTGCGATTAAGTACTTGTCGTCTGAGAGTAGTAATCCAATGGAAGAGAgatctccttcctcttctcctcctgtAACTCAGAAGCTTTTCCCTCTACATTCTGAAGACACTGCTGCTGTTGAAGCTAGCACGAGCCATCGCTGGTGTGCACCACTACAACTTTTTAAGGATTTGGATAGACCGGCTGAGAATGGGGTGATGCAAAATATTTCCCTCCCGGCAGGTTATACCTGTTCCTCGGGTTCAGATCATTCACCTTCTAGCTCCAATTCGGATTCACAG GACCGGACTGGTAGAATAGTTTTCAAGCTTTTCGGGAAGGACCCAAGTAGTTTTCCTGGGAACCTTCGTGCTCAG ATATTGAATTGGCTTGCGCATAGTCCCTCCGATATGGAGAGCTACATTCGACCTGGTTGTGTTGTTTTGTCGATTTACTTGTCGATGCCATCAATTGCATGGGAGGAA CTTGAAGAAAATCTTCTTCGACGAGTCACTTCACTAGTTCAGTgttccaattcagatttttggAGAAATGGAAGGTTTCTAGTTCGAACAAATAGACAGCTAGTCTCTCATAAGGATG GAATTGTCCGTCTGTCTAAGTCATGGAGAACATGGAGTGCTCCTGAGTTGACTTCTGTGTCACCTCTTGCTATTGTGGGTGGGCAGAGGACCTCCCTTCTCCTCAAAGGTTGCAATTTGACTGTTCCCGGCACCAA AATCCACTGCACACTTATGGGGAAATACACATCGAAAGAAGTTTTATCGTCGGCATATCCAGGCACTATTTATGACTATTCTAGTATGGAGAGTTTTGATTTTCCTGGAGGATCTCCTCTAGTCTTGGGTCGCTGTTTTATTGAG GTAGAGAATGGCTTCAAAGGGAACAGCTTTCCTGTGATTATTGCAAATTCTTCGATCTGCCAAGAGTTAAGAACCCTTGAAACTGAGTTTGAGGAGGATGTTCGAACACCAGATGTAGTTTCTGAGGACCGGATTGTGGATAATGGGCGGCCGAGATCAAGGGAGGATGTCCTCCTCTTTCTAAATGAACTTGGTTGGCTGTTTCAGAAAGCTAGTAACACCTATTCCACCCCTTCCTACCCCAAGATAGCTGAACCTGATTTCCTTGATTTCTCTGTTACCCGATTCAAGTACCTCTTTACATTTTCGGTCGAAAGGGACTGGTGCAGTGTTACTAAAACACTTTTGGATATGCTTGTCAAAAGAAGCTCCAGCAGTGATGCATTGGCACAGGAATCTCTGGATATGCTTTCAGACATCCATTTGCTCAACAGAGCAGTGAAGAGAAAATGTCGAAGAATGGTAGATTTGCTACTTCGGTTCTCTGTTATTCAGTCAGATAATTTCAAAATGTATCCCTTTCCTCCAAATTTGCCTGGTCCTGGGGGTTTGACCCCATTGCATGTGGCTGCATCTTCCCAAGGCTTGGAGGAAATAGTTGATGCACTCACAGATGACCCTCAAGAG ATTGGATTAAAATGCTGGGAATCACTGCAAGACGACAGTGGCCAATCTCCTCACATGTACGCCACATTAAGGAACAATCATTCATACAACGACCTGGTGGCTAGGAAGCTAGCAGATAAGAAGAATGATCAGATTTCATTATGGGTTGGAGATGAGGAGAGTTTCACAGACGAATTTGCGGTAAGAGGTGAGAATAATAGAGCCAGTGTTGCCCAAACTTTTCAATCAAGATCTTGTGCACAGTGTGCCATGATGAAGACGGGGCTGCTGAGGCGTCCGGTCCGCTCGCGAGGACTGCTCAACCGCCCATACATCCATTCAATGCTTGCCATTGCTGCGGTATGTGTGTGCGTCTGTGTATTTATGCGAGGCTCACTCAGGATTAATTCTGTTGGCTCCTTCAAATGGGAAAATCTGGACTACGGCCCAATTTAA
- the LOC109706648 gene encoding uncharacterized protein LOC109706648: MGACLSSSSGTEIISDDLVDHSATAKVITVDGHLLEYSAAVKAYEVLGLSHPFCFLCSSDDLDCDAPIPPLGSQDSLERGQLYFMLPVESLRGPLRGRDMAALAVRASLVLAKKRLAREPGVARVLPIGAADGGVIEDDVFDVFEGSDGFHATSAQHLEKEKMIRRKEMMGREKFMGWPHSRARLGTIRELAE; this comes from the coding sequence atgGGCGCTTGCTTATCCTCTTCCTCCGGTACTGAAATTATCAGCGACGATCTGGTTGATCACTCGGCTACGGCCAAAGTAATCACCGTGGATGGGCATCTGCTGGAGTACTCCGCAGCCGTGAAGGCGTACGAGGTTCTGGGCCTCAGCCACCCCTTCTGCTTCCTCTGCAGCTCCGACGATTTGGACTGCGACGCACCCATCCCGCCTTTGGGTTCTCAGGATTCCCTCGAACGCGGCCAGCTGTACTTCATGCTCCCCGTCGAGAGCCTCCGGGGCCCGTTGAGGGGACGGGACATGGCGGCCCTTGCTGTTCGGGCCAGCTTGGTGTTGGCCAAGAAGAGATTGGCTCGCGAACCGGGGGTTGCTAGAGTCTTGCCGATCGGCGCGGCGGATGGCGGAGTGATAGAGGATGATGTGTTCGATGTGTTCGAAGGGAGCGATGGATTTCATGCAACCAGTGCTCAGCATTTGGAAAAGGAGAAGATGATCAGGAGGAAGGAGATGATGGGGAGGGAGAAATTCATGGGCTGGCCACATTCCAGAGCAAGGTTGGGTACCATCCGGGAACTTGCTGAATAA
- the LOC109705199 gene encoding uncharacterized protein LOC109705199, with amino-acid sequence MVGRMIRMGNEDAGGPAWLRPLLQTSFFVPCEVHADSSKSECNMYCLDCTGDALCSYCLPRHKDHRVVQIRRSSYHNVIRVSEVSKFIDISCVQTYIINSAKIVFLNERPQPRPGKGVTNTCEICCRSLLDSFRFCSLGCKLGGMKRDPELSFTLRPKPNRDSLHGSESDESSTPRKVRRTTGFMNRSIEIPMAPSDDEGGHLTSSISPGTPPIISYRTSRRKGTPQRAPF; translated from the exons ATG gtGGGTCGGATGATTCGGATGGGGAACGAGGACGCGGGTGGTCCGGCGTGGCTGAGGCCGCTGCTGCAGACGAGCTTCTTCGTGCCCTGCGAGGTCCACGCCGACTCCAGCAAGAGCGAGTGCAACATGTACTGTCTGGATTGCACCGGCGACGCCCTCTGCTCCTACTGCCTTCCCCGCCACAAGGACCACCGCGTTGTTCAG aTTCGGAGATCGTCGTACCACAACGTGATCAGGGTGTCGGAGGTGTCCAAGTTCATAGACATTTCGTGCGTGCAGACCTACATTATCAACAGCGCCAAGATCGTGTTCTTGAATGAGCGGCCGCAGCCGAGGCCCGGGAAGGGCGTCACCAACACCTGCGAAATCTGCTGCCGCAGCCTCCTCGACTCCTTCCGATTCTGCTCCCTCGGCTGCAAG CTGGGAGGCATGAAGCGCGACCCGGAGCTGAGCTTCACGCTGCGTCCGAAGCCCAATCGGGATTCACTGCACGGATCAGAGTCCGACGAGTCGTCCACCCCGAGAAAGGTCCGAAGAACGACGGGCTTCATGAATCGCTCCATCGAGATTCCCATGGCGCCGTCCGATGATGAAGGAGGACACCTGACGAGCAGcatttctccgggcacgcctCCCATCATCAGCTACCGCACGTCGAGGCGAAAGGGTACACCACAGCGCGCTCCATTCTAA